From one Rubrobacter xylanophilus genomic stretch:
- a CDS encoding acetyl-CoA C-acetyltransferase: MERAVVLGAARTPFGRFGGALAPLSAPELGGAAIREAVDRSGVEDGEIGHSVFGMVVQAGVGQIPSRQANYYAGLPFSLTTETLNQVCASGMRSVTLAETMIRAGDYEVVLAGGMESMSNCPYLLPKARWGARMGDFAAVDSMVHDGLLDAFEHVNMVRFGTEGARRWGISREEQDRWALRSHRRAAAATDEGRLAEEIVGVKVPGGKGRAEFVERDEPIRRDTSLEKLAALPPLDEGGTVTAGNAPGVTDGAAALVVASEGFARRKDLEPLGTIVAHAKVAEDPPNLPTVPGNAGLLALEKAGWRARDLDLVEINEAFAVVAIHSARILGVDEEIVNVNGGALALGHPIGASGARILMTLLYELRRRGGGRGLAAICSGGGQGDAVLVEV; encoded by the coding sequence GTGGAGAGAGCGGTCGTTCTGGGGGCTGCGAGGACCCCCTTTGGAAGGTTCGGCGGGGCGCTTGCGCCTTTGAGCGCCCCGGAGCTGGGCGGGGCGGCGATCCGGGAGGCGGTGGACCGCTCCGGGGTGGAGGATGGAGAGATCGGTCACTCCGTCTTCGGCATGGTGGTGCAGGCCGGGGTGGGCCAGATCCCGAGCCGGCAGGCCAACTACTACGCCGGCCTGCCCTTCAGCCTGACGACGGAGACGCTCAACCAGGTCTGCGCCTCCGGGATGCGCAGCGTCACCCTGGCGGAGACGATGATCCGGGCCGGGGACTACGAGGTGGTGCTCGCGGGCGGGATGGAGAGCATGTCCAACTGCCCGTACCTGCTCCCGAAGGCCCGCTGGGGCGCGCGGATGGGGGACTTCGCCGCCGTGGACTCGATGGTGCACGACGGACTGCTCGACGCCTTCGAGCACGTGAACATGGTCCGCTTCGGCACCGAGGGAGCGCGGCGGTGGGGGATCTCGCGCGAGGAGCAGGACCGGTGGGCGCTGCGCAGCCACCGGCGGGCCGCCGCCGCGACCGACGAGGGGCGGCTGGCCGAGGAGATAGTGGGGGTCAAAGTGCCCGGCGGGAAGGGCCGGGCGGAGTTCGTGGAGCGCGACGAGCCGATCCGGCGGGACACTTCGCTGGAGAAGCTCGCCGCCCTGCCGCCGCTGGACGAGGGTGGGACCGTGACCGCGGGCAACGCCCCCGGGGTCACCGACGGGGCGGCCGCGCTCGTGGTGGCGAGCGAGGGCTTCGCCCGGCGCAAAGACCTGGAGCCGCTCGGGACCATCGTGGCCCACGCCAAGGTCGCCGAGGACCCGCCCAACCTCCCCACCGTCCCCGGCAACGCGGGGCTCCTTGCGTTGGAGAAGGCCGGGTGGCGGGCGCGGGATCTCGACCTGGTCGAGATAAACGAGGCCTTCGCCGTCGTGGCCATCCACTCGGCCCGCATCCTCGGGGTCGACGAGGAGATCGTCAACGTCAACGGCGGGGCGCTGGCGCTCGGGCACCCCATCGGGGCGAGCGGCGCCCGGATCCTGATGACCCTCCTGTACGAGCTGCGCCGGCGCGGCGGCGGCCGGGGGCTCGCCGCCATCTGCAGCGGCGGCGGGCAGGGGGACGCGGTGCTCGTGGAGGTCTAG
- a CDS encoding cobalamin-binding protein, with the protein MVPRRIVSLVPSLTEALFAFGAGERVVGRTRYCTQPPRAVRRVATVGGTKKVDVERVLALGADLVVAVREENRREDVEELRRAGVEVFLGEPRTVAEALVMLRELARRVGTPRADAFLKRTERVIRRLESSLPERPRRVFVPVWENPLMTVGADTYAHDLLRLCGGENVFGDRIRYPEVSPEEVEARRPEVVLLPDEPYPFSAAELSGYYGLDIPAAYSDSIFLVDGKLLTWYGPRMAGSLAQLAALLRF; encoded by the coding sequence ATGGTCCCGCGACGCATCGTGAGCCTCGTCCCGAGCCTCACGGAGGCGCTCTTCGCCTTCGGCGCCGGTGAGCGGGTGGTGGGGCGCACCCGCTACTGCACCCAGCCGCCTCGCGCCGTCCGCCGGGTGGCGACGGTCGGCGGGACCAAGAAGGTGGACGTGGAGCGGGTGCTGGCGCTCGGAGCCGATCTCGTCGTCGCCGTGCGGGAGGAGAACCGGCGGGAGGACGTGGAGGAGCTGCGCCGGGCGGGTGTGGAGGTCTTCCTCGGCGAGCCGCGGACGGTGGCGGAGGCGCTCGTGATGTTGCGGGAACTCGCGCGGAGGGTGGGGACCCCGCGCGCGGACGCCTTTCTGAAACGGACCGAACGCGTAATCCGGAGGCTCGAATCCTCGCTTCCGGAGCGTCCCCGGCGGGTCTTCGTCCCCGTCTGGGAGAACCCCCTGATGACCGTCGGCGCCGACACCTACGCGCACGATCTCCTGCGCCTCTGCGGCGGGGAGAACGTCTTCGGGGACAGGATACGCTACCCGGAGGTCTCGCCGGAGGAGGTCGAGGCCCGCCGGCCGGAGGTCGTGCTCCTGCCCGACGAGCCCTACCCCTTCTCCGCCGCGGAGCTCTCCGGGTACTACGGGCTGGACATCCCCGCCGCCTATTCGGACAGCATCTTCCTCGTGGACGGCAAGCTGCTGACCTGGTACGGACCGCGGATGGCGGGCAGCCTCGCGCAGCTCGCGGCGCTGCTCAGGTTCTAG
- a CDS encoding NAD-glutamate dehydrogenase, which yields MALKGEVLEKVLTRVRERIPQGEAPRVKRFVRRYYEWVPEEDVSGRSVVDLYGAAVSHWQLGGRRRRGEVKIRVYNPQHEEHGWQSTHTVIEIVNDDMPFLVDSVTMELNRLGHGIHLLVHPIVRVRRDGEGQLLDVLPAGSEGEDTIAESFMHLEVDRHTEPEVLEEIRENLLRVLGDVRAAVEDWQKMRTQALEIAREIRREPPPVEEPEEAEETASFLEWLSEDHFVFLGYREYQLIEEGGEDALRAVPETGLGILRKERSKPGVRRFRDLPPEARRLVRAPYLLNLTKSNSRSTIHRPSYLDYIGIKRFEGTEVAGERRFLGLYTFSAYSSSVLEVPIVRRKVQRVLERAKFPPGSHNEKDLVEILETYPRDELFQISEDELFETATGILHLRERQRVRLFVRRDTYGRFLSCLVFVPRDRYDTDTRRRMERILLEAFGGTGVEFNVRLSESVLARLHYIIYTDPARTPEYDVAEVEARLAEAARRWTDGLYEALVESFGEERGTELYHRYKEAFPPSYQDEFLARRAVPDIQRMEELGSEKDLRMSLYHPLEAPENLLRFKLYRKGRPITLSEALPLLENMGVKVMNEHGPYEITPSSGERFWIHDFELQAEGELHTEEVREIFQEAFARLWRGEVEDDGFNRLVLRARLGWRETSLLRACCKYLRQTGLAFSQSYMEDTLHAHPDIARMLVELFMARFNPDRPRRNEEVERLTSDIESALEAVESLDEDRIMRSFLHLILAMTRTNYFQAGSPGEPGKPYVSFKLDPQKVPGLPLPRPRFEIFVYSPRTEGVHLRGGKVARGGIRWSDRREDFRTEILGLMKAQMVKNAVIVPVGAKGGFVVKRPPREGGRDALMEEVARCYETLIRGMLDLTDNLRDGEVVPPPRVVRHDGDDPYLVVAADKGTATFSDLANAISAEYGFWLGDAFASGGSTGYDHKKMGITARGAWESARRHFRALGKDIQNEDFTVVGIGDMSGDVFGNGMLQSRHIKLVGAFDHRHVFLDPDPDPEKSYEERRRLFELPRSSWADYDRSLISEGGGVFPRTAKSIPLSPQARELLGVEEERLTPAEVINALLRAEVDMLFNGGVGTFVKASSESHAEVGDKANDAIRADAAELRCRVVVEGGNLGFTQRGRVEYARRGGRIYTDAIDNSAGVDCSDHEVNIKILLDSVVKSGDMTVKQRNELLSRMEDEVASLVLRNNYLQTQAIDNSVAQANSMAEVHARYIRALEESGALDRELEHLPDPQELADRKAEGGGLTAPEFAVLLAYTKITLYGELLRSDAPEDPYLSHDLERYFPAPLRERYADRMQEHRLRREIIATHVVNSMVNRCGTTFAYRLGEETGAAVPDIVRAYAAAREIFEMRALWEEIERLDLRIPAATQTRMLLETRKLVERAARWLLRNRRPPLDIEGAISCFSGGARKMMHRIPELMPERDRRALSEREAGLVRDGVPEDTAERVALLDAMFSVLDIVDVSNATGKPLEAAAAVYFILGDRLRLHWLRRHIENLPRENRWQTLARAALRDDLYNQQATLTAEVLRSTAEELDAPQKVEEWVQRHRRPVERALQVLRDINSSGTFDLSTLPVALREIRNLITSSGVPETVEAAR from the coding sequence ATGGCTTTGAAAGGCGAGGTCCTGGAGAAGGTGCTGACACGGGTGCGTGAGCGCATCCCGCAAGGGGAAGCGCCGCGGGTGAAGCGCTTCGTCCGACGGTACTACGAGTGGGTTCCGGAGGAGGACGTCTCCGGCCGGTCGGTCGTGGACCTTTACGGGGCGGCGGTCTCCCACTGGCAGCTGGGCGGCCGCCGGAGGCGGGGGGAGGTCAAAATCCGGGTGTACAACCCCCAGCACGAGGAGCATGGCTGGCAGTCCACGCACACCGTGATCGAGATCGTCAACGACGACATGCCGTTCCTGGTGGACTCGGTGACGATGGAGCTGAACCGTCTCGGCCACGGAATACACCTGCTGGTCCATCCTATCGTGAGGGTGCGGCGCGACGGAGAGGGGCAGCTTCTGGACGTGCTCCCTGCGGGAAGCGAAGGCGAGGACACCATAGCGGAGTCCTTCATGCACCTGGAGGTGGACCGGCACACCGAGCCCGAGGTTCTGGAGGAGATCCGGGAGAACCTGCTACGGGTGCTGGGGGACGTGCGGGCGGCAGTCGAGGACTGGCAGAAGATGCGCACCCAAGCGCTGGAGATAGCCCGGGAGATCCGGCGGGAACCACCCCCGGTAGAAGAGCCAGAAGAGGCGGAGGAGACGGCCTCCTTCCTGGAGTGGCTCTCCGAGGACCACTTCGTCTTTCTGGGCTATAGGGAATACCAGCTCATAGAAGAGGGAGGCGAGGACGCCCTGCGGGCGGTTCCGGAGACCGGGCTCGGCATCCTGCGCAAGGAGCGTTCAAAGCCCGGCGTAAGGAGGTTCAGGGACCTGCCGCCCGAGGCCCGGAGGCTCGTGCGCGCCCCGTACCTGCTCAACCTCACCAAGTCCAACTCCCGCTCCACCATCCACCGACCCTCGTACCTGGACTACATCGGGATAAAGCGCTTTGAAGGAACAGAGGTCGCCGGGGAGCGCCGGTTTCTCGGCCTCTACACCTTCTCGGCCTACAGCAGCAGCGTGCTGGAGGTACCGATCGTGCGCCGCAAGGTGCAGCGGGTACTGGAGCGGGCCAAGTTCCCCCCCGGGAGCCACAACGAGAAGGATCTCGTGGAGATCCTGGAGACCTACCCGCGCGACGAGCTCTTCCAGATCTCCGAAGACGAGCTCTTCGAGACCGCCACCGGCATCCTGCACCTGCGAGAGCGTCAGCGGGTGAGGCTCTTCGTCCGTCGCGACACCTACGGCCGCTTCCTCTCCTGCCTGGTCTTCGTGCCGCGCGACCGCTACGACACCGACACCCGGCGGCGGATGGAAAGGATCCTGCTCGAGGCCTTCGGCGGAACCGGGGTGGAGTTCAACGTGCGGCTCTCGGAGTCGGTGCTGGCCCGGCTGCACTACATCATCTACACCGACCCCGCGCGCACCCCGGAGTACGACGTGGCCGAGGTGGAGGCCCGGCTCGCCGAGGCGGCCCGGCGGTGGACGGACGGCCTGTACGAGGCGCTCGTCGAGAGCTTCGGCGAGGAGCGGGGCACGGAGCTCTACCACCGCTACAAGGAGGCCTTCCCGCCCTCCTACCAGGACGAGTTTCTGGCCCGCCGGGCGGTGCCGGACATCCAGAGGATGGAGGAGCTCGGCTCCGAAAAGGACCTGCGGATGAGCCTGTACCATCCGCTGGAGGCCCCCGAGAACCTGCTCAGGTTCAAACTCTACCGGAAGGGACGGCCCATCACCCTCTCGGAGGCGCTGCCTCTGCTGGAGAACATGGGCGTGAAGGTCATGAACGAGCACGGGCCGTACGAGATCACACCGTCCAGCGGGGAGCGCTTCTGGATCCACGACTTCGAACTGCAGGCCGAGGGGGAGCTGCACACGGAGGAGGTCAGGGAGATATTCCAGGAGGCCTTCGCCCGGCTGTGGCGGGGCGAGGTGGAGGACGACGGCTTCAACCGGCTGGTGCTCAGGGCCCGGCTCGGATGGCGGGAGACCTCGCTTTTGCGGGCCTGCTGCAAGTACCTCCGCCAGACCGGCCTGGCCTTCAGCCAGAGCTACATGGAGGATACCCTGCATGCCCACCCGGACATCGCCCGGATGCTCGTGGAGCTCTTCATGGCCCGCTTCAACCCCGACCGGCCGCGCCGGAATGAAGAGGTCGAGAGGCTCACCTCCGACATAGAGAGCGCCCTGGAGGCCGTGGAGAGCCTGGACGAGGACAGGATCATGAGGAGCTTCCTGCACCTCATCCTGGCGATGACCCGCACGAACTACTTCCAGGCCGGCTCTCCCGGAGAGCCCGGCAAGCCCTACGTCTCCTTCAAACTGGACCCGCAGAAGGTGCCCGGCCTGCCACTGCCCCGCCCGAGGTTCGAGATCTTCGTCTACTCCCCGCGCACCGAGGGGGTCCACCTGCGCGGCGGCAAAGTCGCCCGCGGCGGCATCCGCTGGTCGGACAGGAGGGAGGACTTCCGGACCGAGATCCTCGGCCTCATGAAGGCCCAGATGGTCAAGAACGCCGTCATCGTACCCGTCGGGGCCAAGGGCGGCTTCGTGGTGAAGCGCCCGCCCAGGGAGGGCGGCCGGGACGCCCTGATGGAGGAGGTCGCCCGCTGCTACGAGACCCTGATCCGCGGGATGCTGGACCTCACGGACAACCTGAGAGACGGCGAGGTCGTCCCCCCGCCCCGGGTCGTCCGCCACGACGGAGACGACCCGTACTTGGTGGTGGCCGCGGACAAGGGCACCGCGACCTTCTCGGACCTCGCCAACGCCATCTCCGCCGAGTACGGCTTCTGGCTCGGGGACGCCTTCGCCTCCGGGGGCTCTACCGGCTACGACCACAAAAAGATGGGCATCACCGCCCGCGGGGCCTGGGAGTCGGCCAGGCGGCACTTCCGGGCGCTCGGGAAGGACATCCAGAACGAGGACTTCACCGTCGTGGGCATCGGGGACATGTCCGGCGACGTCTTCGGCAACGGCATGCTCCAGAGCCGGCACATCAAGCTCGTCGGCGCCTTCGACCACCGCCACGTCTTCCTCGATCCCGACCCGGACCCCGAGAAGAGCTACGAGGAGCGCCGGCGGCTCTTCGAGCTCCCCCGCTCCAGCTGGGCGGACTACGACCGCTCCCTGATCTCCGAGGGCGGCGGCGTCTTCCCCAGGACGGCCAAGTCCATCCCCCTCTCGCCGCAGGCGAGGGAGCTGCTCGGGGTCGAGGAGGAGCGCCTCACCCCCGCCGAGGTCATAAACGCCCTGCTCAGGGCAGAGGTGGACATGCTCTTCAACGGCGGCGTGGGCACCTTCGTCAAGGCCTCCTCCGAGAGCCACGCCGAGGTCGGCGACAAGGCCAACGACGCCATCCGGGCCGACGCCGCCGAGCTGCGGTGCCGGGTCGTCGTGGAGGGAGGCAATCTGGGCTTCACCCAGCGAGGCAGGGTGGAGTACGCCAGGCGCGGCGGCAGGATCTACACCGACGCCATAGACAACTCCGCCGGGGTGGACTGCTCGGACCACGAGGTGAACATCAAGATCCTGCTGGACTCCGTGGTGAAGAGCGGGGACATGACCGTCAAACAGCGCAACGAGCTGCTCTCCCGGATGGAGGACGAGGTGGCCTCCCTGGTGCTGCGCAACAATTATTTGCAGACCCAGGCCATAGACAACTCCGTGGCGCAGGCCAACTCCATGGCCGAGGTGCATGCCCGTTACATCCGGGCGCTGGAGGAATCCGGGGCGCTGGACCGCGAGCTGGAGCACCTGCCGGACCCGCAGGAGCTGGCCGACCGGAAGGCCGAGGGCGGCGGCCTCACCGCCCCCGAGTTCGCCGTGCTGCTGGCGTACACCAAGATCACACTCTACGGAGAGCTGCTGCGCTCCGACGCGCCCGAGGACCCCTACCTCTCCCACGACCTGGAGCGGTACTTCCCGGCCCCACTACGCGAGCGCTACGCCGACAGGATGCAGGAGCACCGCCTGCGGCGCGAGATCATCGCCACCCACGTGGTCAACAGCATGGTCAACCGCTGCGGCACCACCTTCGCCTACCGGCTCGGCGAGGAGACCGGGGCGGCCGTCCCGGACATCGTGCGGGCCTACGCCGCCGCGCGCGAGATCTTCGAGATGCGCGCCCTGTGGGAGGAGATAGAGAGGCTCGACCTCCGGATTCCCGCCGCCACCCAGACCCGGATGCTGCTCGAGACCCGCAAGCTCGTCGAGCGCGCCGCCCGATGGCTGCTGCGCAACCGCCGCCCCCCGCTGGACATCGAGGGAGCCATCTCCTGTTTCTCCGGCGGGGCCCGAAAGATGATGCACAGGATCCCGGAGCTGATGCCGGAGCGGGACCGCAGGGCGCTGAGCGAGAGGGAGGCCGGCCTCGTCCGGGACGGGGTGCCGGAGGACACGGCCGAGCGGGTCGCCCTGCTCGACGCCATGTTCTCCGTGCTGGATATCGTAGACGTCTCAAACGCCACCGGAAAGCCGCTGGAGGCCGCCGCTGCGGTCTACTTCATCCTGGGAGACCGGCTCCGGCTGCACTGGCTGCGGCGGCACATCGAGAACCTGCCGCGGGAGAACCGCTGGCAGACGCTGGCACGGGCGGCGCTCAGGGACGACCTGTACAACCAGCAGGCCACCCTCACCGCAGAAGTCCTGCGCTCCACCGCCGAGGAGCTTGACGCCCCGCAGAAGGTGGAGGAGTGGGTCCAGCGCCACCGGCGCCCCGTGGAGCGCGCGCTGCAGGTGCTGCGGGACATCAACTCCAGCGGCACCTTCGACCTCTCCACGTTGCCGGTGGCGCTCAGGGAGATAAGGAACCTCATCACCTCCTCCGGGGTACCGGAGACGGTGGAGGCGGCCCGCTAG
- a CDS encoding acyl-CoA synthetase, whose amino-acid sequence MANIGDYEKTCSSFEWQTPERFNFGRDVVDRWAEEGRPAMVWLGVNGEERRLTFADFARLSDRFAAAARELGVRRGDRVMVLTGKIPEWHAILTALLKLGAVAIPCAPQLRAKDLEYRANHSGAVMLISDGTGVEEAEKIRSSAPNLRHFVSVRTGRDGWEPFEDLVEGAPDGFVAEDTASSDNAFMLYTSGTTKNPKGVLHTHGYTHAKRMQAYYWLDLQDGDRLWCTSGTGWAKSIWNVYLGPWSWGTEIFFHEGGFDPAERVRLIQEYGITVLCQAPTEYRLMAKTRELEEADLSGLRHAVSAGEPLNPPVIQRWKELHGITIYDGYGQTENTLLVGNFPGMRVKPGSMGKPSPGCDVRVIDEAGNECPPGEIGDIALRGRIPALFKEYWEAPEETAAVFRGEYYVTGDRAYRDEDGYLWFVGRSDDVILSAGYRIGPFEVESTLIEHPAVVESAVVASPDPDRGSVVKAFVVLGAGYEPSEELVRELQEFCKRQTAPYKYPRRIEFVEELPKTTSGKIRRVELRQREMARSRT is encoded by the coding sequence GTGGCCAACATCGGCGACTACGAGAAGACCTGCTCGAGCTTCGAGTGGCAGACCCCCGAGAGGTTCAACTTCGGGCGCGACGTGGTGGACCGGTGGGCGGAGGAGGGCCGCCCGGCGATGGTCTGGCTCGGCGTGAACGGCGAGGAGCGCCGGCTCACCTTCGCGGACTTCGCCCGCCTCTCCGACCGGTTCGCCGCGGCCGCCCGCGAGCTCGGCGTGCGCAGGGGCGACCGGGTGATGGTGCTGACCGGGAAGATCCCGGAGTGGCACGCCATCCTCACCGCGCTGCTCAAGCTGGGGGCGGTGGCCATCCCCTGCGCCCCGCAGCTGAGGGCCAAAGACCTGGAGTACCGGGCGAACCACTCCGGCGCGGTCATGCTGATCTCCGACGGCACCGGCGTGGAGGAGGCGGAGAAGATCCGCTCCTCGGCCCCGAACCTCAGGCACTTCGTCTCCGTCCGGACCGGGCGCGACGGCTGGGAGCCCTTCGAGGATCTCGTGGAGGGCGCCCCGGACGGCTTCGTCGCCGAGGACACCGCCTCCTCGGACAACGCCTTCATGCTCTACACCTCCGGGACCACCAAGAACCCCAAGGGCGTGCTGCACACCCACGGCTACACCCACGCCAAGCGGATGCAGGCCTACTACTGGCTAGACCTGCAAGACGGCGACCGTCTCTGGTGCACCTCCGGGACCGGCTGGGCCAAGAGCATCTGGAACGTGTACCTGGGGCCATGGAGCTGGGGGACGGAGATCTTCTTCCACGAGGGCGGCTTCGATCCGGCGGAGAGGGTGCGCCTGATCCAGGAGTACGGCATCACGGTGCTCTGCCAGGCCCCCACGGAGTACCGGCTCATGGCCAAGACCCGGGAGCTGGAGGAGGCCGACCTCTCCGGGCTGCGGCATGCCGTCTCCGCCGGCGAACCCTTGAACCCGCCCGTGATCCAGCGCTGGAAGGAGCTGCACGGAATCACCATCTACGACGGCTACGGCCAGACGGAGAACACCCTGCTGGTGGGCAACTTCCCGGGCATGCGGGTGAAGCCGGGTTCGATGGGCAAACCCTCCCCGGGCTGCGACGTCCGGGTCATAGACGAGGCAGGCAACGAGTGTCCGCCCGGGGAGATCGGGGACATCGCCCTGCGGGGCCGCATCCCGGCGCTCTTCAAGGAGTACTGGGAGGCACCCGAGGAGACCGCGGCGGTCTTCCGGGGCGAGTACTACGTCACCGGCGACAGGGCCTACCGCGACGAGGACGGCTACCTGTGGTTCGTGGGCCGCTCGGACGACGTGATCCTCTCGGCCGGCTACCGCATAGGGCCTTTCGAGGTGGAGAGCACGCTCATCGAGCACCCGGCGGTGGTGGAGAGCGCGGTCGTCGCCTCCCCCGACCCGGACCGGGGCAGCGTGGTGAAGGCCTTCGTGGTCCTCGGCGCGGGGTACGAGCCCTCGGAGGAACTGGTGCGGGAGCTGCAGGAGTTCTGCAAGCGGCAGACCGCCCCGTACAAGTACCCGCGCAGGATAGAGTTCGTGGAGGAGCTGCCCAAGACGACGAGCGGGAAGATCCGGCGCGTCGAGCTCAGGCAGCGCGAGATGGCGCGGTCTAGAACCTGA
- the odhB gene encoding 2-oxoglutarate dehydrogenase complex dihydrolipoyllysine-residue succinyltransferase codes for MPVEIRVPELGESVTDATVGRWLKKEGEAVKSGEPIVEVETDKINFEIEAEQDGILESITKDEGETVGVGDVIGTIAEGDGRAAEAAEAPEEEEEEPGEREEAPAAEAPAGDGEAAEEGFRASPSVRRLAREYGVDLAEVSGTGSGGRITREDVERLIRERSRLPAAPEEDGRREERPAPPPAPERAPGREALEERVRFSRRRQTIAQRLVESQRNAAMLTTFNEVDMSAVMDLRRRRKESFQERTGARLGFMSFFTKASVAALKAFPQVNAELQGNELVLKKYYDIGVAVSTDEGLVVPVVRDADRKSFAEIEKEIADLAVRAREGRLTLEDLRGGTFTITNGGVFGSLLSTPILTLPQVAILGMHKVQERPVVVDGEIQVRPMMYVALSYDHRVIDGAEAVSFLVRIKELIEDPETLLLEG; via the coding sequence TTGCCGGTTGAGATACGCGTCCCGGAGCTCGGGGAGTCGGTCACCGACGCCACCGTGGGCAGGTGGCTCAAGAAGGAGGGCGAGGCCGTAAAGAGCGGCGAGCCGATCGTCGAGGTCGAGACCGACAAGATCAACTTCGAGATAGAGGCCGAGCAGGACGGAATCCTGGAGTCCATAACGAAGGACGAGGGCGAGACGGTCGGCGTCGGCGACGTGATCGGGACGATCGCCGAGGGCGACGGCCGGGCGGCAGAGGCCGCGGAGGCCCCCGAAGAAGAAGAGGAGGAACCCGGGGAGAGGGAGGAGGCCCCGGCCGCGGAGGCTCCCGCCGGAGACGGGGAGGCGGCCGAGGAGGGCTTCAGGGCTTCGCCCTCGGTGCGGCGCCTCGCGCGGGAGTATGGGGTGGACCTCGCCGAGGTCTCCGGCACCGGCTCCGGCGGCAGGATCACCCGGGAGGACGTGGAGCGCCTGATCCGGGAGCGCTCCCGCCTGCCCGCCGCGCCAGAGGAGGACGGCCGCAGGGAGGAGCGCCCCGCCCCGCCTCCTGCTCCCGAGCGGGCCCCCGGGCGCGAGGCGCTCGAGGAGCGGGTGCGCTTCTCGCGCCGGAGGCAGACCATCGCCCAGCGGCTCGTCGAGTCGCAGCGGAACGCGGCGATGCTCACCACCTTCAACGAGGTGGACATGAGCGCCGTCATGGACCTCAGGCGGCGCAGGAAGGAGTCCTTCCAGGAGCGCACCGGGGCCCGTCTGGGCTTCATGAGCTTCTTCACCAAGGCCTCCGTCGCCGCCCTCAAGGCCTTCCCGCAGGTCAACGCCGAGCTTCAGGGCAACGAGCTGGTGCTCAAGAAGTACTACGACATCGGGGTTGCGGTCTCCACCGACGAGGGGCTCGTGGTCCCGGTGGTGCGCGATGCGGACCGCAAGAGCTTCGCCGAGATAGAGAAGGAGATAGCGGACCTCGCCGTGAGGGCCCGGGAGGGGCGGCTCACGCTCGAGGACCTGCGCGGCGGGACGTTCACCATCACCAACGGCGGGGTTTTCGGCAGCCTGCTCTCCACCCCCATCCTCACGCTGCCGCAGGTGGCGATCCTGGGGATGCACAAGGTGCAGGAGCGCCCGGTGGTGGTGGACGGGGAGATACAGGTGAGGCCCATGATGTACGTGGCGCTCTCCTACGACCACCGGGTCATCGACGGCGCGGAGGCGGTCAGCTTCCTCGTGCGGATCAAGGAGCTCATCGAGGACCCGGAGACCCTGCTGCTGGAGGGTTAG
- the meaB gene encoding methylmalonyl Co-A mutase-associated GTPase MeaB — protein MNPLGEEGLAGRLLSGDRRALARVISKIEREDPEAKEMIAEIYPHTGRAVTIGFTGPPGVGKSSLIARLIKLYRAEEKKVGVVSVDPSSPFSKGAILGDRIRLSEHFLDPGVFIRSMGSRGHLGGLAGGSRLAALAMEACGMDVIIYETVGVGQGEVEVASAADTVVLALQPGAGDAVQALKAGVMEIADVFCINKADHPQAKNARIEVRQMLEIGHELEPEEPWFPPIILTRGDTGEGVEELKEAIASHRAYLEESGRLKERRRAALRDFVISWATARLEREMRERLRCEDDDLLEEVYNRTLDPISASERIYRSV, from the coding sequence GTGAACCCCCTGGGGGAGGAGGGGCTCGCAGGCCGGCTGCTCTCCGGCGACCGGCGGGCGCTGGCCCGGGTCATCTCCAAGATAGAGCGGGAGGATCCGGAGGCGAAGGAGATGATCGCCGAGATCTACCCGCACACCGGCCGGGCGGTGACCATCGGTTTCACCGGGCCGCCGGGGGTGGGCAAGAGCAGCCTCATCGCCCGGCTCATAAAGCTCTACCGGGCGGAGGAGAAGAAGGTTGGGGTGGTCTCGGTGGACCCCTCGAGTCCCTTCTCCAAGGGGGCGATCCTGGGCGACCGCATCCGGCTCTCCGAGCATTTCCTGGACCCGGGGGTCTTCATCCGCTCGATGGGCAGCCGGGGGCATCTCGGGGGGCTGGCCGGGGGCTCCCGGCTCGCCGCGCTGGCCATGGAGGCCTGCGGGATGGACGTGATCATCTACGAGACCGTCGGGGTTGGGCAGGGGGAGGTGGAGGTGGCCTCGGCCGCCGACACCGTGGTGCTGGCGCTTCAGCCGGGGGCGGGGGATGCGGTGCAGGCGCTGAAGGCGGGGGTAATGGAGATCGCGGACGTCTTCTGCATCAACAAGGCCGACCACCCCCAGGCGAAGAACGCCCGCATCGAGGTGCGCCAGATGCTGGAGATCGGGCACGAGCTGGAGCCGGAGGAGCCGTGGTTCCCCCCCATCATCCTGACCCGCGGAGATACCGGCGAGGGCGTGGAGGAGCTGAAGGAGGCCATAGCCAGCCACCGGGCCTACCTGGAGGAGAGCGGCCGGCTCAAGGAGCGGCGTCGGGCCGCCCTCAGGGACTTCGTGATCTCCTGGGCCACCGCCCGCCTGGAGCGCGAGATGCGCGAGCGGCTGCGCTGCGAGGACGACGACCTCCTGGAGGAGGTCTACAACCGCACGCTGGACCCGATCTCGGCCTCCGAGCGCATCTACCGCTCGGTGTAG